A region from the Priestia filamentosa genome encodes:
- a CDS encoding Gfo/Idh/MocA family protein: MKKYAICGVSNRALGMFIKPMLTTFSDHKIVSLLDHDEARFDACKKRFPTLAMTPVYFPEEFQMMVEREKPDAVIVAGRDDTHVDYIMKALENNLDVVTEKPMVTTAEDARKVMEAEKNSEGSVKVTFNYRYNPYHRKIKEMILDGKLGRITSVDLNWYIDTYHGASYFKRWNRYRERSGGLSIHKSTHHFDLVNWWLNDVPEEVFAYGSLHYYGEEGEWNPLRESGRYCGTCHVKDRCHYYQRWNNRSESRTVHDDHLQQDMMNGNQAMYTNYRPDACIFDDDIEIEDTYAATIKYKKGALLSYSINFSLPYEGYRLAINGTKGRIETMEYHEPSRIPFQFPKQKIDYFPLFGAKESIEVVETEGGHGGGDPLLLEELFLGRDPLRNYDILAGTEAGAYSIAVGEGVWRSVQEKRPISIESLLNCKEKSRK; encoded by the coding sequence GTGAAAAAGTATGCCATTTGTGGAGTAAGTAACAGAGCATTAGGAATGTTTATTAAACCAATGTTAACAACCTTTTCAGATCATAAGATTGTTAGTTTATTAGACCATGATGAAGCAAGGTTTGATGCCTGTAAAAAAAGATTTCCAACTCTTGCTATGACTCCTGTTTATTTTCCAGAGGAGTTTCAGATGATGGTAGAACGGGAGAAGCCTGATGCAGTGATTGTAGCAGGGAGAGATGATACACATGTTGATTATATTATGAAAGCTTTAGAAAACAATCTTGATGTGGTTACGGAAAAACCAATGGTTACGACAGCGGAAGATGCAAGAAAAGTAATGGAAGCGGAGAAAAACAGCGAAGGTTCTGTAAAGGTGACGTTTAACTATCGATATAACCCATATCATCGTAAAATTAAGGAAATGATTTTAGATGGAAAACTAGGAAGAATCACTTCTGTTGATTTGAATTGGTATATTGATACGTATCATGGTGCAAGTTATTTTAAACGTTGGAATAGATATCGCGAACGTTCAGGGGGGCTTTCTATTCACAAGTCAACACACCACTTTGATCTTGTTAACTGGTGGCTTAACGATGTGCCCGAGGAAGTTTTTGCATATGGAAGTCTTCATTACTATGGAGAGGAAGGAGAATGGAATCCATTAAGAGAGAGCGGTCGTTATTGTGGTACTTGTCATGTGAAAGATCGATGTCACTATTATCAGAGATGGAACAATAGAAGTGAAAGTAGAACAGTTCACGATGATCATCTGCAACAGGATATGATGAATGGCAATCAAGCTATGTATACAAACTATCGTCCTGACGCTTGTATTTTTGATGATGACATTGAAATTGAAGATACGTATGCAGCTACGATTAAATATAAAAAAGGAGCTCTCTTAAGCTACTCCATTAATTTTTCGCTTCCATATGAAGGATATCGTCTTGCTATTAATGGAACAAAAGGAAGAATTGAGACAATGGAATATCATGAGCCAAGTCGAATTCCATTTCAATTTCCAAAACAGAAAATTGATTATTTTCCACTGTTTGGGGCAAAAGAAAGCATTGAAGTTGTAGAAACCGAAGGAGGACATGGAGGTGGAGATCCACTTCTTTTAGAAGAGCTTTTTTTAGGAAGAGATCCGTTGCGAAATTACGATATTTTAGCAGGAACAGAAGCAGGTGCCTATTCTATTGCAGTAGGAGAAGGGGTATGGCGTTCAGTCCAAGAAAAACGTCCAATCTCAATTGAAAGTTTGCTAAATTGTAAAGAAAAAAGTAGAAAATAA
- a CDS encoding TetR/AcrR family transcriptional regulator, producing MEKKRTRAEELAWTRERILKTAQNLFMEKGYRAVSTREIASECGITQPALYYHFSDKESLYVAMLQGFVAKIGKRLKSVSKPTVAERLETMLEVLSEEHPSSMMMMLHDTLVEFKEENRRFIFKLWKEAYLDSFVAVFEEMKNEGTLREQISPEEAARFCLLTLGQTMSTWEGKPQSLAGQFKTLVDLILHGTKKTES from the coding sequence ATGGAGAAAAAACGAACAAGAGCGGAAGAACTAGCATGGACAAGGGAGCGCATTTTAAAAACGGCACAAAATTTATTTATGGAGAAAGGCTACCGGGCAGTATCGACACGAGAAATTGCCTCTGAATGCGGCATTACACAGCCAGCATTATATTATCACTTTTCTGATAAAGAGTCATTGTACGTGGCAATGCTTCAAGGATTCGTTGCTAAGATTGGCAAACGTTTAAAGTCTGTGTCTAAACCAACAGTAGCAGAGCGATTAGAAACAATGCTTGAAGTTCTCTCTGAAGAACATCCGTCAAGCATGATGATGATGCTTCACGATACGCTTGTTGAATTTAAGGAAGAAAACAGACGTTTTATTTTTAAGCTTTGGAAGGAGGCATATTTAGATTCGTTTGTTGCTGTTTTTGAAGAGATGAAAAACGAAGGAACATTAAGGGAACAAATTTCTCCGGAAGAGGCAGCACGTTTTTGTTTGCTTACTTTAGGACAAACAATGTCAACATGGGAAGGAAAACCACAATCTTTAGCAGGACAGTTCAAAACGCTTGTTGATCTTATTTTACATGGAACAAAGAAAACAGAAAGCTAG
- a CDS encoding UxaA family hydrolase has protein sequence MKNIIKIHEADNVAVALRSFRDKEKITVAGDEVEVKGGIKSGHKIALTDIAQGENIIKYGAPIGHATESIAKGEWIHTHNTKTNLSDKIEYTFQQNLIHNTGVKEHRTFKGYRRKDGNVGIRNELWIVPTVGCVNGIGERMIKEFELEVGPNNPFDNMMVLKHNYGCSQLGDDHVNTRTILTKMVKHPNAAGVLVLGLGCENNGLEDFKEALGSFDENRIKFLRSQDVEDEIEEGVKLLKEISAAASNDRREEVPLSELKVGLKCGGSDGLSGITANPLLGRFSDWLIAQGGTSVLTEVPEMFGAETLLMERAKNEEVFHKIVDLINDFKSYFLAHNQPIYENPSPGNKEGGITTLEDKSLGCTQKAGISPVVDVLKYGESLEAKGLNLLSAPGNDLVASTALGASGCQIVLFTTGRGTPFGTFVPTMKISTNTSIYEKKKHWIDFNAGTLVEEENEETSLDRFITYITSVANGELVNNEKNSFREIAIFKSGVTL, from the coding sequence ATGAAAAACATAATTAAAATTCATGAAGCTGATAATGTAGCTGTTGCGTTAAGAAGTTTTCGTGATAAAGAAAAAATTACGGTTGCAGGAGATGAAGTAGAAGTTAAAGGCGGAATAAAAAGCGGACATAAGATTGCGCTAACAGATATTGCCCAAGGAGAAAATATTATCAAATATGGAGCTCCTATTGGGCATGCAACAGAGAGTATTGCAAAAGGAGAATGGATACACACTCATAACACGAAAACAAATTTAAGCGACAAAATAGAATATACATTTCAACAAAATCTAATACACAATACAGGAGTGAAAGAGCATAGAACTTTTAAAGGGTATCGGCGTAAAGATGGAAATGTAGGTATCCGTAATGAGCTATGGATTGTTCCGACAGTTGGATGTGTAAATGGAATTGGGGAACGCATGATTAAAGAATTTGAGCTTGAAGTAGGTCCTAATAACCCATTTGATAATATGATGGTTTTAAAACATAACTATGGCTGCTCACAGCTTGGGGATGATCATGTAAATACACGCACTATTCTCACCAAAATGGTTAAGCATCCGAATGCAGCAGGAGTTCTCGTTTTAGGCCTTGGCTGCGAGAATAATGGTTTAGAAGATTTTAAGGAGGCGCTTGGTTCTTTCGATGAAAATCGGATCAAATTTTTACGTTCACAGGATGTAGAAGATGAAATTGAAGAAGGAGTAAAACTGCTAAAGGAAATTAGTGCAGCTGCTAGCAATGATAGACGGGAAGAGGTACCGTTAAGCGAGCTTAAAGTTGGCCTAAAGTGTGGAGGATCTGATGGTTTGTCTGGTATTACAGCTAACCCGCTTCTTGGCCGATTTTCTGACTGGCTCATTGCACAGGGAGGAACAAGTGTCCTTACAGAAGTCCCAGAAATGTTTGGCGCCGAAACATTATTGATGGAGCGAGCTAAAAATGAAGAAGTATTTCATAAAATCGTTGATTTAATTAATGACTTTAAATCATATTTTCTCGCTCATAACCAGCCAATTTATGAAAATCCTTCTCCCGGAAATAAAGAAGGTGGAATTACAACGCTTGAAGATAAATCGCTTGGGTGCACACAAAAAGCAGGAATTTCGCCTGTTGTAGATGTGTTGAAATATGGAGAGTCTTTGGAAGCTAAAGGTTTAAATCTTTTAAGTGCTCCTGGAAATGACCTTGTTGCTTCAACAGCTCTTGGCGCATCAGGGTGTCAAATCGTACTTTTTACAACAGGAAGAGGCACTCCTTTTGGTACCTTTGTTCCAACAATGAAGATATCAACAAATACATCGATTTATGAAAAGAAGAAGCACTGGATTGATTTTAATGCCGGAACACTTGTTGAAGAAGAAAATGAAGAAACTTCTTTAGACCGTTTTATTACGTATATTACTTCTGTTGCAAACGGAGAACTTGTGAACAATGAAAAGAACAGCTTCCGGGAAATAGCAATTTTTAAGTCAGGTGTTACGCTTTAG
- a CDS encoding bifunctional 4-hydroxy-2-oxoglutarate aldolase/2-dehydro-3-deoxy-phosphogluconate aldolase has translation MKKLLVLSKISECGIVAVVRGDSKEEAIQTSEACIAGGITGIEVTFTIQGAEEVIKDLSFKHDKNVNVCIGAGTVLDSVTARTAILAGAQFIVSPCFDVETAKLCNLYGVPYIPGCMTVTEMKEALRYGVDVVKLFPGSAFGPDYVKAVKAPLPQVNIMPTGGVDLDNVEDWIRSGCIAVGVGGKLMAPAKTGDFSQISLLARQYVEKVQNVRMALQ, from the coding sequence ATGAAAAAATTACTGGTGTTGTCAAAGATCTCAGAATGCGGTATTGTTGCCGTTGTAAGAGGCGATTCAAAGGAAGAAGCGATTCAAACTTCAGAAGCTTGTATTGCAGGGGGGATTACAGGAATTGAAGTAACCTTTACAATTCAAGGAGCTGAGGAAGTTATTAAAGACCTCTCTTTTAAGCACGATAAAAATGTTAACGTGTGCATTGGAGCTGGTACAGTTCTTGACTCTGTTACAGCCCGCACCGCTATCCTTGCTGGTGCACAGTTTATTGTAAGCCCTTGCTTTGATGTTGAAACAGCAAAACTTTGCAATTTGTATGGTGTTCCGTATATTCCTGGTTGTATGACGGTCACTGAGATGAAGGAAGCGCTTCGTTACGGAGTTGACGTTGTAAAGCTCTTCCCAGGAAGCGCATTTGGTCCTGACTACGTTAAAGCTGTGAAAGCTCCTCTTCCCCAAGTAAACATTATGCCAACAGGCGGCGTTGATCTTGATAATGTGGAAGATTGGATTAGAAGTGGATGCATTGCTGTTGGAGTTGGAGGAAAGCTAATGGCTCCTGCCAAAACAGGCGATTTCTCTCAAATCTCTCTTCTTGCCCGCCAATATGTTGAAAAAGTTCAAAATGTAAGAATGGCTCTTCAATAA
- the kduI gene encoding 5-dehydro-4-deoxy-D-glucuronate isomerase, translating to METRYAHHPEDVKKQTTEELRQNFLVETLFEADHVHLTYTHNDRMIFGGVTPSQEELTIKLDKELGVSYFLERRELGIINIGADGTVILDGVEYEMKGRDGLYVGRGTKDVKFRSKDANNPAKFYINSTPAHHTYPTVKIDIKKIDPLHKGEQGTLNERNIYQYIHPNICESCQLQMGLTMLSPGSVWNTMPCHTHERRMEVYLYFDMEPDTRVFHFMGKPNETRHLVMKNEQAAISPSWSIHTGTATSNYTFIWGMCGENITYDDMDHVKMKDLR from the coding sequence ATGGAAACTCGTTATGCACATCATCCTGAAGATGTAAAAAAGCAAACAACAGAGGAATTACGCCAAAACTTTTTAGTTGAAACTCTTTTTGAAGCAGATCATGTTCATCTAACATATACACATAACGACCGCATGATTTTCGGTGGAGTCACTCCTAGTCAAGAAGAATTAACAATTAAATTAGATAAAGAGCTTGGTGTGAGTTATTTTCTAGAGCGTCGCGAACTAGGTATTATTAACATTGGAGCAGACGGAACTGTTATTCTTGATGGTGTCGAATATGAAATGAAAGGTCGAGATGGACTATATGTTGGACGCGGAACGAAAGACGTTAAGTTTCGTTCAAAAGATGCAAACAACCCTGCGAAATTTTATATTAACTCAACACCAGCGCACCATACATATCCGACGGTAAAGATTGATATTAAGAAAATTGATCCTCTTCATAAAGGTGAGCAAGGAACGCTAAACGAGCGCAACATTTATCAATATATTCACCCTAACATTTGTGAAAGCTGCCAGCTTCAAATGGGCTTAACAATGCTTTCTCCGGGAAGCGTTTGGAACACCATGCCTTGTCATACACATGAACGCCGTATGGAAGTATATTTATATTTTGATATGGAGCCTGATACACGCGTTTTTCACTTTATGGGAAAACCCAATGAGACAAGACACCTTGTAATGAAAAATGAACAAGCAGCAATCTCTCCAAGCTGGTCTATTCATACTGGAACAGCAACAAGCAACTATACGTTCATTTGGGGAATGTGCGGAGAAAACATTACGTATGATGATATGGATCATGTCAAAATGAAAGACTTACGCTAA
- the kduD gene encoding 2-dehydro-3-deoxy-D-gluconate 5-dehydrogenase KduD, protein MTKDVSSFSMDFFRLNGKVAIVTGGNKGLGQGCAVGLAKAGADLFIVTHGKEWDETRTLVEEAGGNVHFHQADLSDRTAIKQVVSECLKIYKKIDILINNAGTIRRAPILQYKEEDWDEVMAINQDAVYFLSQEAAKVMAEQRSGKIINIASMLSFQGGKFVPSYTASKHAVTGLTKSFANELAEHNIQVNAIAPGYVETANTAPIRADEQRNKEILSRIPAGRWATPVDLMGTAVFLASQASDYMNGHILAVDGGWLAR, encoded by the coding sequence ATGACAAAAGATGTAAGCTCATTTTCAATGGACTTCTTCCGCCTTAACGGGAAAGTGGCAATTGTGACAGGGGGAAATAAAGGACTAGGTCAAGGCTGTGCTGTTGGTCTCGCTAAAGCCGGTGCGGATTTGTTTATTGTAACACATGGAAAAGAGTGGGATGAAACACGAACTCTTGTGGAAGAAGCAGGAGGAAATGTTCATTTCCATCAAGCAGATTTATCAGATCGCACAGCTATTAAACAGGTAGTTTCAGAGTGTCTTAAAATCTATAAAAAGATTGATATTTTAATTAATAACGCTGGAACTATCCGACGTGCTCCTATCCTTCAATATAAAGAAGAAGACTGGGATGAGGTAATGGCGATTAACCAAGATGCTGTTTACTTTTTAAGTCAAGAAGCAGCAAAGGTAATGGCTGAACAAAGGAGTGGTAAAATTATTAATATCGCTTCTATGCTTTCTTTCCAAGGTGGAAAATTTGTTCCTTCTTATACAGCAAGCAAACATGCTGTAACAGGGCTTACAAAGTCATTTGCGAATGAGCTTGCTGAACATAACATCCAAGTAAATGCCATTGCACCTGGATATGTAGAAACAGCGAATACAGCCCCTATCCGTGCAGATGAACAGCGTAACAAAGAAATTTTAAGTCGCATCCCTGCTGGACGCTGGGCAACTCCAGTAGATTTAATGGGAACAGCGGTATTCTTGGCAAGTCAAGCTTCTGACTATATGAACGGGCATATTTTAGCCGTTGATGGCGGTTGGTTAGCTCGGTAG
- a CDS encoding MFS transporter: protein MQRKIGLSHQLAYGSANLLGSGALAISGAWLMYFYTTFCGLSIIQAAAIFSIASVVDAVSNPVMGFITDNFHKTRLGKRFGRRKFFILLGIPLMLVYPMLWVEGFGFWYYLLTYILFELIYTSVMVPYETIAAEMTTDFGLRSKLTGFKAIFGKIANFLAAFIPGRFIAEYGQDSPLPFFYTGLLYGGIMVIALISLYIFSWERSANEIKDERTGSLWESLKKLFIDMISTFRVRTFRHHLGMYLFGFGAEWLFASAFTYFIVFGLGQSSELVSNLLSFSSIMQLISTAFFIWLCVKMGFARPFRIALNVVILSVIGYTALYFTGSENLVILLFAITMFFGLGTGGVFYIPWNVYTFLADVDEAVTGRRREGLYAGVMTFAGKLTRAVVVYILGWVLGKFGFVSGQSTQPEAAVQAVVGVFAIGVICLAIGGVISAYKLKLNRESHGILIKEIDRINSGGSMKEVDNKTRTVVEALTGFPYEKCFGNNNVGYQQKPNIDSSLKA, encoded by the coding sequence GTGCAGAGAAAAATAGGGTTAAGCCATCAACTTGCTTATGGAAGTGCGAATTTACTTGGAAGTGGGGCATTAGCCATCAGTGGAGCATGGCTCATGTATTTTTATACCACCTTCTGTGGGTTGTCAATTATTCAAGCCGCAGCTATCTTTTCTATCGCAAGCGTTGTAGATGCTGTAAGTAATCCAGTTATGGGTTTTATTACGGATAATTTTCATAAAACAAGGTTAGGAAAACGATTTGGAAGAAGAAAGTTTTTTATTCTTTTAGGTATACCACTTATGCTTGTTTATCCAATGCTATGGGTAGAAGGATTTGGATTTTGGTATTATCTATTAACCTATATTTTGTTTGAATTAATCTATACATCTGTTATGGTGCCATATGAAACAATTGCAGCTGAAATGACAACAGATTTTGGTCTTCGTTCAAAGTTAACAGGTTTTAAAGCCATCTTTGGGAAAATAGCAAACTTTCTTGCTGCTTTTATTCCGGGACGTTTTATTGCTGAATATGGGCAAGATTCACCATTACCCTTTTTTTACACAGGTCTTCTCTATGGAGGGATTATGGTTATCGCCCTTATCAGTCTCTATATCTTTTCATGGGAGCGCTCAGCAAATGAGATTAAAGATGAACGTACGGGATCCTTATGGGAATCATTGAAAAAGCTTTTTATTGATATGATATCAACATTTAGAGTTCGTACGTTTCGTCATCATCTAGGAATGTACTTGTTTGGATTTGGAGCAGAGTGGTTGTTTGCTTCTGCTTTTACGTATTTCATTGTTTTTGGTCTTGGTCAGAGTTCTGAACTTGTTTCTAACTTATTAAGCTTCAGCTCAATCATGCAGCTTATCTCAACCGCTTTCTTTATTTGGCTTTGTGTGAAAATGGGATTTGCACGTCCATTTCGAATTGCTTTGAATGTTGTTATATTAAGTGTTATTGGCTATACAGCTCTCTATTTTACAGGTTCAGAAAACCTTGTCATTCTTCTGTTTGCAATCACGATGTTCTTTGGCTTAGGAACAGGAGGAGTGTTCTACATTCCATGGAACGTATATACATTCTTAGCTGACGTTGACGAAGCTGTGACAGGCAGAAGACGTGAAGGTCTTTATGCTGGTGTAATGACGTTTGCAGGAAAACTTACAAGAGCTGTTGTAGTATATATTCTTGGCTGGGTATTAGGAAAATTCGGTTTTGTCTCAGGTCAGTCAACGCAGCCGGAAGCAGCCGTTCAAGCCGTTGTAGGAGTATTTGCTATCGGGGTTATCTGCCTTGCAATTGGAGGCGTCATCTCAGCATATAAACTAAAACTAAATCGCGAATCACACGGCATTCTAATCAAAGAAATTGACCGTATTAATAGCGGTGGTTCAATGAAAGAAGTTGATAACAAAACGCGCACTGTAGTGGAAGCGCTAACAGGATTTCCATATGAAAAATGTTTTGGAAACAATAACGTTGGCTATCAGCAGAAGCCAAACATTGACTCAAGTTTAAAAGCATAA
- a CDS encoding glycoside hydrolase family 88/105 protein has product MLQMNDKKLYNDWAAKTSDSVMKRRPEINTKWEYEDGVVLQGMELVFNKTGDRKYLEYIMKSMDLFVDENGNIPKYSSNEFNIDHINNGKVLLALYEHTEDERYKKAADLLRSQLTNHPRTSEGAFWHKEIYPYQIWLDGLYMGSVFYARYIKEFGEEAEFEDVMNQFILSYKHTRDEETGLLHHAWDEKREQPWCNKETGLSKHYWARSIGWYVMAIVDVLDYIPESYEGRAVLLNMLEETVEAMMNYQDKETGVWYQIVNQPERKGNYLESSGSAMMLYAIAKGVRKNYLSQDWFEKAEHIYKGIIDEFILTTKDGLVNVNKICQVAGLGGKDKRDGSFAYYISEPIVTNDHKGVGPFILASAEMEMLYEERK; this is encoded by the coding sequence ATGTTACAAATGAATGATAAGAAACTTTATAATGATTGGGCTGCTAAAACATCAGATTCTGTTATGAAAAGAAGACCAGAAATTAATACAAAATGGGAATATGAAGATGGAGTTGTTCTTCAAGGGATGGAGCTTGTCTTCAACAAAACAGGTGATAGAAAATATTTGGAATATATAATGAAAAGCATGGATTTATTCGTTGATGAGAACGGCAATATTCCAAAGTATTCATCAAACGAATTCAATATCGATCACATTAACAATGGAAAGGTTCTTCTTGCTCTTTATGAACATACAGAAGATGAGCGCTATAAAAAGGCAGCAGATCTTTTAAGAAGTCAGTTAACAAACCATCCACGCACAAGTGAAGGAGCATTCTGGCATAAGGAAATTTATCCATACCAAATTTGGTTGGACGGTCTTTATATGGGATCTGTATTTTATGCCCGCTACATTAAAGAATTTGGTGAAGAAGCAGAGTTTGAAGATGTGATGAACCAATTTATTCTTTCCTACAAGCATACAAGAGATGAAGAAACAGGTCTTCTTCATCATGCATGGGATGAAAAAAGAGAGCAGCCTTGGTGTAATAAAGAAACAGGCCTTTCAAAACATTATTGGGCACGTTCAATCGGCTGGTATGTGATGGCAATTGTTGATGTACTCGACTACATTCCAGAAAGTTATGAAGGAAGAGCTGTTCTTCTTAATATGTTAGAAGAAACGGTAGAAGCAATGATGAACTATCAAGATAAAGAAACAGGAGTATGGTATCAAATTGTGAACCAGCCGGAGCGAAAAGGAAACTATTTAGAGTCATCTGGATCAGCAATGATGCTATATGCCATTGCAAAAGGTGTGAGAAAGAATTATTTATCACAAGACTGGTTTGAAAAAGCTGAACATATTTATAAAGGGATTATTGATGAATTTATCTTAACAACAAAAGACGGGTTAGTGAATGTTAATAAAATATGCCAAGTGGCAGGACTCGGCGGAAAAGATAAACGAGATGGCTCGTTTGCATACTATATTAGTGAACCGATTGTAACTAATGACCACAAAGGGGTTGGACCATTCATTCTTGCAAGTGCTGAAATGGAAATGCTGTATGAGGAGCGAAAATAA